The Shinella zoogloeoides genome contains the following window.
CCGCCTTCAGCTTGAACTTGTTTTCCTGGGTCGTGGCGACGAAGACCGGCTTGCCGCCGCGCAGCGACACCATTTCCGGGTAGGAGACCCAGTAAGGCGTCGGGATAACGACTTCATCGCCCGGATTCATCGTCGCCATGAAGGCGTTGAAAAGAATCTGCTTTCCGCCCGTGCCGACAATGGTCTGCGCGGCGGTGTAGTCGAGATTGTTCTCGCGCTTGAACTTCTTGACGATGGCCTCGCGCAGTTCCGGAATACCGGCGACCGGCGTGTACTTCGTCTCGCCGCGGTTGATCGCGTCGATGGCGGCCTTCTTGATATTGTCCGGCGTGTCGAAATCCGGCTCGCCCGCGCCAAGCCCGATGACATCGCGGCCTTTCGCTTTCAGCTCGCGCGCTTTCTGGGAAACGGCGATGGTGGCGGAAGGCTTCACACGGGAAAGGGCGTCGGCAAGAAAGGCCATGATGGAGATGTCCTCATCGGGTTCAAAGACGGCGTGACGCCATGGACCCGGAGCGCCGGGCTCCATAGCGGTTAGGTCTATGTCGAATGTGGGCGGGTCTTGCAAGCGCGAAGGGCGAAAAAAGCGGGAAATCCGGGCCCCGGCGCAAAATTTCATGGACGCCATCAACGAAGCGAATGGATTGCGGCCCGCCCGCCCGCAGGGCACACCAAATAGTTGAGATCGCTACGGGAACCGAAAACTTTACGCGAAGGATTAAACCGACGTTAACAGGTGCCCCCTATCCTTTGCCTGTCGATATCCAGCGGATGGTGCGCTGCATGAGCGAGAAAAGTATTTTCTCCAATCTCGTCCGCCAGCCGGACGGCGCGTTCAGCGCGGTCTACGGTCCCTATCTCCTGCAATCGGCGCTGCAACCCATCTTCCACGAGCGGGAAGACGGCCATTTGCAGATCGCCGCCTTCAAGGGCCTCATCCGCGCCGGCATCGGCGACCTGCCGTCCTCTCCCGCGGAATTCTTCCAGGCCGTGCCGGAAGAGGAGCGCGCGGCCGTGGACGGCCTGTGCCGCAGCCTGCACATTCTCAACGCCGGAGCGCTCGGCCGCCCCCATGCCGCGCTCATCGTCGGCTACCATTCCGGTCTTTACGGCACGCAGGCCGCGATGCGGCAGGAGGAGGAACGGCTGCGGCTTTGCGCGCATGAGGCGGGCATGCCGTTCGAGGCCATCGCCTGTGAAATCCGCGAGCATCCCGATGACGACCCCGGCGCCATGGCGCAGTTCGCCGCACGGCTGCATGAAAGCGGCTTTTCCATCGCCATCGACGACTATACCGGCGAGGACAGCGACCTGGAGCGCCTGGAGCGCCTCGATCCGCAATTCGTGACCTTCGACACGGCATGGCTGCGCGGCTTTGCGGAAAACTCCGCCGGCCTCGCGCTCCTGCGCGTCGTCGTCGGCCAGTTCGCGCAAAAGGGCATCCGCGCCGTCGTCGCCGGCATCGAGGAGCCGGACATGCTCGACCTCTGCCGCGAGATGGGCGGCCCCCTGATGCAGGGCTATCTCCTCGCCCGCCCCGAACTCGCCCCGACGACCTTCAACATCGCCTTCCCCTTCGAAGGCGAGGAGGATGCCTGGACGTCCGCCGAGGCGCTTGCGGCAGGCCTTTCCCCGGCCGCCGAAACGCGCGTCGTCCGCCCCCAGCGGCAGTTCGGCCGGCGGGGCGTCTAGAACGGTGCAAAACGGCGGTCTATTCGGCCGAACACGCTGAAAATCCACCTTTTTCCATTTGCCATGTTTTCGCCACAATAAATGTCGGGACTTGCCGCAATTCGGTCCTTGTCGCGCCGATTTCGGCAGGCTTTTTCGGTACTCGCAGCGGAGAAAAAGCAAAGAGGGGGACGCGATGTTTCTGGATGAAGACAAGGTCGGCAGATCGCCGAAGGCCCGCGAGTCGCGCGCCATG
Protein-coding sequences here:
- a CDS encoding EAL domain-containing protein; amino-acid sequence: MSEKSIFSNLVRQPDGAFSAVYGPYLLQSALQPIFHEREDGHLQIAAFKGLIRAGIGDLPSSPAEFFQAVPEEERAAVDGLCRSLHILNAGALGRPHAALIVGYHSGLYGTQAAMRQEEERLRLCAHEAGMPFEAIACEIREHPDDDPGAMAQFAARLHESGFSIAIDDYTGEDSDLERLERLDPQFVTFDTAWLRGFAENSAGLALLRVVVGQFAQKGIRAVVAGIEEPDMLDLCREMGGPLMQGYLLARPELAPTTFNIAFPFEGEEDAWTSAEALAAGLSPAAETRVVRPQRQFGRRGV